CGTCTACAAGGCGTGGTTTCCGCTCACCCAACGCTGGCTCGGCTTCGAAGAGGCCGACATCGTGCTCCACTCGAACGGAACCTTCACCGCCGGGCTGCTGCCCTCCGCCACGGAGGCCGCCCTGGCCGCCGGGTCAGCAGCACCCCCTTCGGCTTTCAACGGCCGCTGGCTGGTCGCGGACGGTCTCGTGGTGACCGCGATCGCCGTCGAGAACACACCGTGACCGAACGCCTGGCCGAAGGCGCATTCGGAGGTCGCGGCCGGTGAAGTCAGGCGCAGGGCGTGGTGGTCGCTGGCCTCGTACAGGTTCGTCGGCCATACTGCCCGCCGTGGAGCAGCGCATAGATCCGAAGACTCAGCCCGGGTACGCCGCGGGGACAGACCCGGCGTACATCCCTGGTCTCACGGCCCCCGTCGCCGTCGGAAAGACGGACGCGAGCCGGGAGCAGACAGAGCAGGAACTGACAGATCAGGAACTGACAGGCAAGGGACAGACAGAGGAGCGGGCGTCCGGCGCCGTTGCGGAGTCCGTGACCGAAAGTGCGGCAGCCGACGGGGAGGTTGCCGCCGAGGCGGCCGCCGACGACAAGGAGGCAGCGGACGGCCCCGTATTCGAGGTGAGCGACCGCCGTGGCTCGATCACCGCGGACCGCGACGGCGTCCGGTTCCGGCTCGACGACCAGGAAGCCGACTTCCACTGGGACGAGATCGGCGCGGTCGAGGTGAAGACCCCCCGATTCGGCCGACGGTTCACCGTCACGGTCCATATGTCGACCCGTCGATGGTTCAACGCCGAGGTCGAGGCACCGGCCAGGAGCAACCTCAAGCAGTGGGCGGAAGAACTCGACGCGGTCCTGGACGTCTACTTCGAGGAGTCCTGACCTCGACGGCGTCGTCCGGGGAGGCTGGGCCGGCGGCCGAAACGACCGTCGGCCCCCTCGCGACCGCAGACCTCGTCCTGGTCGGCGGGGCCTCAGTCATCCCGGCCTCTCCCGGATCATCCCCGACTGTCCCCGCCCTGGAGAGGCGTGCCCCGGTTGACCCCTACCAGCCATTGCCGAACCGGGCCATCGGTTCAATGAGTTCACGCTCCTCATAGGTCAGGTGCGAGACAAGAGCGTCGGCGAGCAGATCTATCGCCGAGCGCAGCTCCCCGGCGTCGGCGTCTCGCCCGGCCTCGCCCCCGGCCCAAGCTCCGCTGCTGCCCGTGACTCGGGCGACCAGTGCTCGGTCGATGCGCTCGATGACGCCGTGAATGGCGTGGTGTTCCTCGATCAACCGGTCCAGCACCGGGCCCAGCCCCGGTTCGGAGCGCCTCAGATACGGGAAGAGACCCAGATCCTCCCGCTCATGATGCGCTGTCGCCAGCTGACAGTACGAGGCGCAGTAGGCACCCAGCCCCCATGAGTTCTGCCGCAGGCTCAGCTCCTGCTGATCGTGGGCGGCGACAAGATTGCGTGCCGGTTCCTGCTGCTGCCGCGTGTAGCGCCGCTCCGGGGGCGCTGGAGGCCCGACAGGCCGGGTGGACCTGTCCCACAGCCGCGCTGCGCCGTGGGGCGTCGCGGGGGCCGGGGAGGGGCGGATGAGGAGCGGCCCGGCGTCGCCCACCGTTCCTCCGGCGCCGTTCGCGGGCAGCAGGAAGATGCTCGTGCCGTGCTCCAGAGCGAGGTCCGCCAACTGCTCGGCCCAACTTCCCGGCCGCCCCCTGGGAAAGCTGCCGGGGGACAGGTTGTAGAGACGGCGTACGGCTGCGGGAGAGCGGCCCTCCTCCTCCGCAGCCTCGTCCACAATCCGGTGGCCCGCCGCCAGCTGACCCGGCGGAACATGCGGCACACTCGGCAGCCATCCGTCCCCGATGTGCCCGATCAGCCGCAGCATGCGCGGCCCCACCTCACCGATCCAGACGGCGATGTCATGCGCCCGGACGGGCCCCGGGGCCGCGCCGTACAGGCCGTAGTGCTTGCCGTCCAGCCGGGCCTCGG
This sequence is a window from Streptomyces sp. NBC_01217. Protein-coding genes within it:
- a CDS encoding LLM class flavin-dependent oxidoreductase, which gives rise to MFPNVANLPLRPPAALARSAASLDLLSGGRVEIGLGAGAYWDLIGAEGGPRHTPAEAVGATREAIDVQRALWRPGPEARLDGKHYGLYGAAPGPVRAHDIAVWIGEVGPRMLRLIGHIGDGWLPSVPHVPPGQLAAGHRIVDEAAEEEGRSPAAVRRLYNLSPGSFPRGRPGSWAEQLADLALEHGTSIFLLPANGAGGTVGDAGPLLIRPSPAPATPHGAARLWDRSTRPVGPPAPPERRYTRQQQEPARNLVAAHDQQELSLRQNSWGLGAYCASYCQLATAHHEREDLGLFPYLRRSEPGLGPVLDRLIEEHHAIHGVIERIDRALVARVTGSSGAWAGGEAGRDADAGELRSAIDLLADALVSHLTYEERELIEPMARFGNGW